The genomic interval AAGCGCGGGCGCGGGCCTATATCGAGAAGGTCGGGCTCACCCGTGTGGTCGACGCCTATCCGCACACGCTCTCCGGCGGCATGAAGCAGCGCGTCGCGATCGCGCGCGGCATGGCGATGGAGCCGGACATCCTGCTGATGGACGAGCCGTTCGCAGCGCTCGACGCGCTGACGCGCAGAACCTGCCAGGACGAGCTGCTCCAGCTCTGGAGCGAAACCAAGTTCACCGTGCTGTTCGTGACCCATTCGATCGCGGAGGCGATCCGCATCGGCAACCGCATCCTGCTGCTGTCGCCGCATCCGGGCCGCGTCAAGGCCGAGGTCGTCGACGTCGACAAGGTCTCCAGCCAGGACGGCGGCGCCGGGCGGCTGGAGAAGGAGATCCACGATCTCCTGTTCGCGACTGACGCGACGGCGCATTGAGGGAGCCTCTCATGAGCGAAGCGAGAATCTTGCTGCGTGATGCGCCGATCGCCGCCGTCGGCGGCGCGGGCGAAGTCGAGCGCAAGCTGAGCGTGCCTGAATTGTTGTGGAACGACGGCTTTGTCCGCAAGACCGTCATCATTCTGTTTCTGGCGGCAGTCTGGGAGGCCTATGGCGTCTATCTCGACAATCCGCTGCTGTTCCCGACGCTGCACGACACCTTCGTCACGCTGTTCGACCGCGTGAAGGACGGCACGATCCCGATGCGGGCCTGGACTTCGCTCAAGGTGTTGTTCATGGGCTACTCGGCCGGCATCGTGCTCGCCGCCATCTTCACCGTGCTCGCGATCTCGACGCGGATCGGCACCGACTTCCTCGAGACCGTCACGGCGATGTTCAACCCATTGCCGGCGATTGCGCTATTGCCGCTGGCCCTGATCTGGTTCGGACTCGGCAATGGCAGCCTCGTGTTCGTGCTGATCCATTCGGTGCTGTGGCCGGTCGCGCTCAACACCCATTCCGGCTTCAAGAGCGTGTCGAACACGCTGCGCATGGTCGGCCGCAATTACGGCCTGCGCGGGCTTCCCTATGTCGCAAAGATCCTGATCCCGGCGGCGTTCGGCTCGATCCTCACCGGCCTCAAGATCGGCTGGGCCTTTGCCTGGCGCACCCTGATCGCGGCCGAGCTGGTGTTTGGCGTGTCCTCAGGGCAGGGCGGCCTCGGCTGGTTCATCTTCGAGAACCGCAACCTCCTCGATATTCCTGCGGTCTTTGCAGGCCTCTTGACGGTGATCATCATCGGGCTCTTTGTCGAGAACCTGATTTTCCGCGCCATCGAGCGGAACACCGTCCAGAAATGGGGCACCCAATCATGACCAAGAAGAAGACGCCCGACCAGCTCCGCAGCGCGCGCTGGTTCGCGCCCGACGATCTCCGCTCGTTCGGCCACCGCTCCCGCACCATGCAGATGGGTTACGCGCCGGAGGAGTGGAAGGATCGCCCGTGCATCGCGATCCTCAACACCTGGTCGGATGCGCAGCCCTGCCACATGCATTTCAAATCGCGGGTCGACGACGTCAAGCGCGGCATCCTGATGGCCGGCGGCCTGCCGATCGAGCTGCCGGCGTTGTCGCTGTCGGAATCGCTGCTGAAGCCGACCACCATGCTTTACCGCAATCTCTTGGCGATGGACGCGGAGGAGCTTTTGCGCAGCCATCCCGTCGACGGCGTGGTGCTGATGGGCGGTTGCGACAAGACCACGCCTGCGCTTTTGCTCGGCGCTACCTCCATGAACATCCCGGCGATCTATCTGCCCGCAGGCCCGATGCTGCGCGGCAATTGGAAGGGCAAGACGCTGGGCTCGGGCTCCGACGGTTGGAAATACTGGGACGAGCGGCGTGCCGGAAAGATCTCCGACAAGGACTGGGTCGATATCGAGGCCGGCATCGCCCGCAGCTACGGCACCTGCATGACCATGGGCACGGCGTCGACGATGACGGCGATCGCCGAAGCCATCGGCATGACGTTGCCGGGCGCCTCATCGATTCCCGCGGCGGACGCCAACCATATCCGCATGGCCTCCGAATGCGGCCGCCGCATCGTCGAGATGGTCTGGGAGGACCTGACGCCGAAGACGATCCAGACCCGAAAGGCCTTTGAAAACGCCATCGCAGTGGCGATGGCCATGGGCTGCTCGACCAATGCCATCATCCATCTGATCGCGCAGGCCCGCCGCGCCGGGCAGGACATCGGGCTCGACGATTTCGAGACCGCGAGCCGCAAGGTGCCGGTGATCGCAAACGTGCGTCCGAGCGGCGATGCCTATCTCATGGAAGACTTCTTCTATGCCGGCGGCCTGCCGGCGTTGATGGGTGAGATCAAGCAGCATCTGCACCTCGATTGCATCACGGTGACCGGCAAGACGCTGGGCGAGAACATCGATGGCGCCGAGGTCCACAACGACGACGTGATCCGTAGCGTCGACAATCCCATCTACAGGGAGGGCGCGCTTGCCGTCCTCAAGGGCAACCTCGCGCCCGATGGCTGCGTGATCAAGCCGAGTGCGTGCGAAACGCGCTTCCTCAAGCACACCGGTCCCGCGCTGGTGTTCGACGATTATCCGTCGATGAAGAAGGCGGTCGACGATCCCAACCTCGACGTCACCGCGGACCACATTCTCATCCTGCGCAATGCGGGCCCGCAGGGCGGTCCGGGCATGCCGGAATGGGGCATGCTGCCGATCCCGACAAAACTCGTGAAGCAGGGCGTGCGCGACATGGTGCGCATCTCAGATGCGCGCATGAGCGGCACCAGCTACGGCGCCTGCATCTTGCACGTCGCCCCCGAATCCTATGTCGGCGGGCCGCTGGCCCTGGTGCAGAACGGTGACCGCATCACGCTCGACGTCGCCGCCCGCACCATCAACCTCGATGTCAGCGAAGCCGAGCTCGCAAAGCGCCGCGCCGCCTGGAAGCAGCCCGAGCGCCGCTTCGAGCGCGGCTATGGCTGGATGTTCTCAAAGCATATCAAGCAGGCCAATGACGGCTGTGACTTCGACTTCCTGGAGACCGGTTTTGGCGCGCCCATCGGCGAGCCGTCGATTTATTGACGCTGTCGTTCCGGGGCGATGCGTAGCATCGAACCCGGAACCTATTTCACCACAGCGTGTGCGGCCCGATGGATTCCGGGTTCGCGCTACGCGCGCCCCGGAATGACAAGAGAGTTGAACGAAATGACAAAACTCAGCGACGCCACCCGAAACAAGCTCAAATCCGTCTCCACCGCCACTGTCGCCACCGCGCTGTTCAAGCGCGGCCTGCGCATCCAGATGATCCAGGATGTGCACCCCGTCGGTCCGGACCAGCCGACCATGGTCGGCGAAGCCTTCACGCTGCGCTACATGCCGGCGCGCGAGGATCTCAACACCATCGACGTCTTCAAGGACCGCTCCCATCCGCAGCGCAAGGCGGTTGAGGATTGTCCGGCAGGCAGCGTGCTTGTCATGGACAGCCGCAAGGACGCGCGTGCGGCTTCCGCCGGCGCGATCCTGGTGACGCGGCTGATGAAGCGCGGCGTCGCCGGCGTCGTCACCGATGGCGGCTTTCGCGATTCCGCCGAGATCGCAAAGCTCGGCATCCCCGCCTATCACCACCGTCCCTCGGCGCCGACCAATCTGACGCTGCACCAGGCAATCGAGATCAACGTCCCGATCGGCTGCGGCGACGCGCCGGTGTTTCCCGGCGACGTCATTCTGGGCGATGCCGACGGCGTGATCGTGATCCCCGCGCATCTCGCCGACGAGATCGCCAACGAGACGTTTGAGATGACCGCGTTCGAGGACTTCGTCACCGAGGAGGTCGGCAAGGGCCGCGGCATTTTCGGTCTCTACCCGCCGACCGATCCGCAGACGCTCACCGACTTCGCTGCCTGGCGCAAGAAGAACGGCCGCTAGAACAGGCCGCGCTCAAATCATTCTACGTCGAGAAACAGGGCCGGCACTGCCGGCTCCAAGCCAACCAGGGGGAACTCCAATGAATCTGACACGACGCAATCTGTTGGCCGGTGCTGGGGCAGCCGCGGCTTCCACGCTGCTCGCCCGCACCGCCGGCGCGCAGTCTTTCCCATTCACGCCCAATCAGCGCTATCCCGATCCCGCTGTCCAGATCCTGGATCCCGCCTTCGCAAAATACCGGCTCTATTCCTCGACGGTCGAGCAGGTCGCGACCGGCATGCGCTGGGCCGAAGGCCCGGCCTATTTCCCGGAGGGTGGCTATCTCCTGTTCTCCGACATTCCCAACAACCGGATCATGAAGTTCGACGAGAAGACCGGCCAGACCAGCGTGTTCCGCGCCAACGCCAACTACGCCAACGGTAATACGCGCGACCGCCAGGGCCGCCTCGTCACCTGCGAGCACTCGGTCACCCGCCGCATCACCCGCACCGAGAAGGACGGCAAGATCACCGTGCTGGCCGACAAGTTCGAGGGCAAGCGGCTGAACGCACCGAACGACATCGTGGTGAAGTCCGACGACAGCATCTGGTTCACCGATCCCTTGTTCG from Bradyrhizobium arachidis carries:
- a CDS encoding ABC transporter ATP-binding protein; translated protein: MALLDVSGVTLRYKTSSAVVTATEKVSFTVDKSDRFVLLGPSGCGKSTLLKAVGGYMIPSEGRMSINDREIHGPGADRMMIFQEFDQLLPWKTVLANVMFPLLTARRLPRKEAEARARAYIEKVGLTRVVDAYPHTLSGGMKQRVAIARGMAMEPDILLMDEPFAALDALTRRTCQDELLQLWSETKFTVLFVTHSIAEAIRIGNRILLLSPHPGRVKAEVVDVDKVSSQDGGAGRLEKEIHDLLFATDATAH
- a CDS encoding ABC transporter permease produces the protein MSEARILLRDAPIAAVGGAGEVERKLSVPELLWNDGFVRKTVIILFLAAVWEAYGVYLDNPLLFPTLHDTFVTLFDRVKDGTIPMRAWTSLKVLFMGYSAGIVLAAIFTVLAISTRIGTDFLETVTAMFNPLPAIALLPLALIWFGLGNGSLVFVLIHSVLWPVALNTHSGFKSVSNTLRMVGRNYGLRGLPYVAKILIPAAFGSILTGLKIGWAFAWRTLIAAELVFGVSSGQGGLGWFIFENRNLLDIPAVFAGLLTVIIIGLFVENLIFRAIERNTVQKWGTQS
- the araD gene encoding L-arabinonate dehydratase; this encodes MTKKKTPDQLRSARWFAPDDLRSFGHRSRTMQMGYAPEEWKDRPCIAILNTWSDAQPCHMHFKSRVDDVKRGILMAGGLPIELPALSLSESLLKPTTMLYRNLLAMDAEELLRSHPVDGVVLMGGCDKTTPALLLGATSMNIPAIYLPAGPMLRGNWKGKTLGSGSDGWKYWDERRAGKISDKDWVDIEAGIARSYGTCMTMGTASTMTAIAEAIGMTLPGASSIPAADANHIRMASECGRRIVEMVWEDLTPKTIQTRKAFENAIAVAMAMGCSTNAIIHLIAQARRAGQDIGLDDFETASRKVPVIANVRPSGDAYLMEDFFYAGGLPALMGEIKQHLHLDCITVTGKTLGENIDGAEVHNDDVIRSVDNPIYREGALAVLKGNLAPDGCVIKPSACETRFLKHTGPALVFDDYPSMKKAVDDPNLDVTADHILILRNAGPQGGPGMPEWGMLPIPTKLVKQGVRDMVRISDARMSGTSYGACILHVAPESYVGGPLALVQNGDRITLDVAARTINLDVSEAELAKRRAAWKQPERRFERGYGWMFSKHIKQANDGCDFDFLETGFGAPIGEPSIY
- a CDS encoding ribonuclease activity regulator RraA — translated: MTKLSDATRNKLKSVSTATVATALFKRGLRIQMIQDVHPVGPDQPTMVGEAFTLRYMPAREDLNTIDVFKDRSHPQRKAVEDCPAGSVLVMDSRKDARAASAGAILVTRLMKRGVAGVVTDGGFRDSAEIAKLGIPAYHHRPSAPTNLTLHQAIEINVPIGCGDAPVFPGDVILGDADGVIVIPAHLADEIANETFEMTAFEDFVTEEVGKGRGIFGLYPPTDPQTLTDFAAWRKKNGR